A window of Synechococcus sp. WH 8109 genomic DNA:
GATGCTGATGACGGGACTCAGCGTTGAAGAAGGAGATCTCTACGTGATCGATGGCCCCCTGGGCCTGGACGACCTGCTCAGCCTGACTTCACTACCGCTACCGAACCTCAAGAGCCCAACCCACGGAGGCCAGACGCCGACGCTGCTTGCCCGCAGTCAGCAGCACCTGCTCGACGAGGGAGCGATCAAACCGGATGAGTTCAAATCAATCTTCTCGGTAATTCGCCGTCAGGACATCCTCTTGCACCATCCCTATGAGCTGTTCTCGACAACCGTCGAAGAGTTCATCAACCAGGCGGCGGACGATCCACAGGTGATGGGCATCAAGATGACGCTCTACCGCACCTCAAAAGACTCGCCGATCATCGCTGCACTGATCCGTGCCGCCGAAAACGGCAAGCAAGTGATGGCACTGGTGGAATTGAAAGCACGATTTGACGAAGACAACAACATCCAATGGGCCCGGCACCTGGAGCAGTCCGGGGTGCATGTGGTCTACGGAGTGCTGGGGCTGAAAACCCATACCAAGATTGTTCTGGTGGTGCGCAAGGAGAAGGAAAAGCTTCAGAGCTATGTACACATCGGCACGGGCAACTACAACTCCAAAACCTCCAAGCTCTACACCGACCTGGGCCTACTCACGGCAAACCAGGAACTGGGGCAAGACCTGGTGGAACTGTTTAATTACCTCACCGGTTTTTCTAAGCAGCAAAGTTTTCGTCGCCTGCTCGTGGCCCCCGTCACCCTGCGGAAAGGCATGGAGCTGTTGATCCGCCGCGAAATTGAACATGCTCAGCAGGGCCGAGAGGCTGTGATCCGAGCGAAGATGAATTCGCTTGTGGATCCAACGATCATTGCGCTTCTTTATGAAGCATCCCAAGCCGGAGTGACGATCGAATTGATCATTCGCGGCATGTGCAGCCTCTATCCCAGTCGCGAAGGGCTGAGTGAAAACATTCGGGTGATCAGCATCATCGGCCCGTTCCTGGAACACTCAAGAATCTTTTCGTTCGCCAACGGCGGCGCTCCGGAGGTGTACATCGGCAGTGCCGACTGGATGAGCCGCAACCTCGACCGCCGCATTGAAGCGGTCACACCGATCGAACACCCCGAACATCGCCAGAAACTGGAACGCCTGCTGCAGCTCTACTTCAATGACAACCAGGGCGCCTGGGACATGCAGAGCGACGGCACATTTGTGCAGCGCAAACCCGAAAATGGTGACTCAGAACGTAATTCCCAGATTCAATTGGTAAAAGAATGGAGCAACGGCATCCAAGCCTTGTGATTCTTTTGGTTTTGAGAAGTGAATGCGTCTGTGACGTTCGATACACAACATTGCTTCAAAAACAAACTTGAAGTAGCCACGATCACAGCCAAATCAGTTGCTTTGAAAGGCCAAAGATTCAGCTCCTGAAATTCTTTCGATTCGAAACAGTCAGCGCCGTTGCCTGGTGCTAAGTTCAGCCCAAATTCATTCAGGAGACCAGGGTGATGGGGATCCCTCTGGAATCTTCCGGCACGACAAAAAAGTCGTCTCGGAAGGAACCTGCGTTGCCGTCCACCGGACGTCGACCATCAACTCGACAAGGAGGCCGGCTTGCCACCGACTCCATAGGTTTTTATCTGAGCAGCATCGGACGCATCCCCTTGCTGACGGCAGCTGAAGAAATCGAGCTTGCACATCATGTGCAGGCGATGAAGCAACTTCAGGAGCTACCGGAAGAGGAGCTGACCTCCCGGCATCGCCACAAGATCCGCATGGGCAAACGCGCCCGCGACCGGATGATGGCCGCCAACCTCCGCCTTGTGGTGAGCGTGGCGAAGAAATACCAGAACCAGGGCCTGGAGCTGCTCGATCTGGTTCAGGAAGGTGCCATCGGCCTGGAACGTGCGGTCGACAAGTTCGACCCCGCCATGGGCTACAAATTTTCCACCTATGCCTACTGGTGGATTCGCCAAGGCATGACACGGGCCATCGACAACAGCGCCCGCACCATTCGCCTGCCGATCCACATCAGCGAAAAGCTCTCCAAGATGCGTCGCATCTCCCGGGAGTTGTCCCACCGTTTCGGCCGTCAACCGAATCGGCTGGAATTGGCGAGTGCCATGGGAATCGAACCCCGGGAACTGGAGGATCTGATCTCCCAAAGCGCACCTTGTGCATCACTCGATGCCCATGCCCGTGGCGAGGAAGATCGCAGCACCCTGGGAGAATTGATCCCGGATCCCAACGGTGAAGAGCCGATGGAAGGGATGGATCGCAGCATCCAGAAGGAACATCTGGGAGGCTGGCTGTCGCAGTTGAACGAGCGCGAGCAGAAGATTCTGAAGTTGCGGTTCGGTCTCGGCGGTGAAGAGCCTCTAACCCTTGCGGAAATCGGTCGTCAGATCAATGTGTCCCGTGAGCGCGTTCGACAGCTCGAGGCCAAAGCGATTCTCAAGTTGCGCGCGATGACCAACCACCAACAAGCCGCCTAAGCAACTTGCTTTCCTTCACCGGACCAATCGCCATCCTGATCTGGATGGCGATGGTGACAGTAGGTGCTGTGTTGTGTCGTCGGCTTCGGCCGAACCAACGGGAACTGAGCCGAAAGATTGTGCATATCGGAACCGGAGCCGTGGTTCCTTTGGCCTGGTTCTTTCAAATTCCCTTCGTCGTTGCCCTGCTTGTCGCGGCAGTCATCACCCTTGTGACGGCGTTGAACCACCAATGGCGCTTTATCCCCGCCGTTGAAGATATTGATCGCAACAGCTACGGCACCATTGCCTACGGCATCGCGATCACAATGCTGCTTGTGTTGTTCTGGCCAACCCGAGCCGATGCGGTGTCCGCTGGGGTTCTCGTGATGGCCCTGGGGGATGGCCTTGCAGGGTTGATCGGCCGCAACGTCGAGTCCCCGAAATGGGTTCTTTTTGGTCAGACCAAATCAAGTGTCGGCACGATGACCATGGCCGTTGTCTCAAGCCTGGTGCTGATCGGCCTGGCGCGATGGTCGGGGGCTGACCTGTCCCTTCCGGCAACCCTTGGCATGGTCGCCATCGCAACCGGGCTGGAACAGCTCAGCTGGGGCGGTCTCGACAACCTCAGCGTTCCCCTCAGCGTTGGAGTGCTGTGGAGTCAACTTGTCGTCTGAGCAAAGGCGTTGATGCTCAGGCGGTGACCGTCTGTTTGCGACTGGCCACGGCCGCGGCCAGATCATCCAACAAAGCTTCGGTGGTCTCGAGGCTGATGCAGGCATCAGTGACGCTCTGGCCATAGGTCAGCTGCGTCAGGTCGGCGTTCAGTTTCTGGTTGCCTTCCACCAGATGGCTCTCAATCATCACGCCCATCACGTGGTTGGAGCCACCTCGCAACTGCTCGGCAACGCTGGCCAGGACGTCCGCCTGTCGGCGGAAGTCTTTGTTGCTGTTGGCATGGCTGCAATCCACCATCAGACGATCCTGCAGACCGGCCTTTCTCAACTCGGCTGCGGACTCCTCCACAGCCTCCAGGTGGTAATTGCTGCCTTGGCTGCCGCCACGCAGCACGAGGTGGCCATAGGGATTACCCGTGGTGCTGACGATCGAGGCATGACCCTCGCGATTGATGCCGAGAAAGTGATGCGGCTTCGCTGCCGCCTGCATGGCATTGATCGCGATGGTGGCGCTGCCATTGGTGCTGTTCTTGTAGCCAATCGGCATCGACAGTCCTGAGGCCATTTCACGGTGGGTCTGACTTTCCGTCGTCCTGGCGCCGATTGCAGTCCAGCTGATCAAATCGGCGATGTACTGCGGAACCACAGGATCGAGCAGTTCCGTTGCAGCAGGCATCCCCTCACGGGAGAGATCCAACAGCAATCCCCGAGCCCGCCGCAGACCGGTATTGATGTCGTAGGAGTTATCGAGGTGAGGATCGTTGATCAACCCCTTCCAGCCGACCGTGGTGCGTGGCTTCTCGAAATACACCCTCATCACCACCTCGAGCTGATCCTTCAAGCGCTCGCGGATCGGAGCCAGGCGCTGGGCATACTCCCGGGCAGCTTTGACGTCATGCACGGAGCAGGGACCCACCACCACCAGCAAGCGCTGATCACGGCCACTGAGGATCTCTTGAATGCGCTGGCGAGCGGATGCAACGGTCTCGAGCGCCGCAGCGTCCATGGGCAACTCCTGATGCAACACAGCAGGGGCCACCAAGGGACGTGTCTCCACCACATGCAAATCGGAGGTGGTGGCCATGGCTGGACGCGAGACTCCGACCAAGGCTACGCACCCCGCTCACTTGCAACAGACACGGTCCGGAAGAATGGTGGTCATCCCTGCACAGAGATCTCAATGCTGAGCGCTTACCGCGAGCTGGCCACCGCCCGGGAAGCCCAGGGCGTTCCCGCTCTTCCGCTCAACGCCGAGCAGACCCAGGGACTGACGGAACTGCTGCAAAACCCTCCCGTCGGCGAGGAGGAATTCCTGCTGCACCTGCTCAGCGAACGGATCCCCCCGGGTGTGGATGAAGCCGCTTACGTGAAGGCCACCTGGCTCAGCGCCGTGGCTCAGGGAAACGCCAAGAGCCCCCTGGTGTCACCACTGGAAGCCACCCGCCTGCTGGGAACGATGGTGGGTGGATACAACGTCGCCGCCCTGATCGAGCTGCTGAAGAACTCCGACGCTGCGCTGGCTGGCTGTGCTGCTGAGGGACTCAGCCGAACGCTGCTCGTCTACGACGCATTCAACGAAGTAATGGATCTGGCAGCGGACAACCGCTTTGCCAAGCAAGTTGTGGACAGCTGGGCCGCTGCCGAGTGGTTCACCTCCAAACCTGAACTAGCCGAAAGCATCATCGTGACGGTGTTCAAGGTCGAAGGCGAAACCAACACGGACGATCTGTCACCGGCCACCCACGCCACCACCCGGCCGGACATCCCCATCCATGCCCTAGCGATGCTCGAGACCCGGGATCCAGAGGGCCTGAAGACCATCGCGACCCTGAAAGAAAAAGGCCATCCCGTGGCCTACGTCGGCGACGTGGTGGGCACCGGCAGCTCGCGCAAGAGCGCCATCAATTCAGTGCTCTGGCACACCGGCAATGACATCCCCCATGTGCCTAACAAACGGGCGGGCGGCGTGATCCTTGGCGGCAAGATCGCCCCGATCTTTTTCAACACCGCTGAAGACTCCGGTGCCCTGCCGATCGAATGCGATGTCAGCGAACTGAACACCGGTGATGTGATCACCATTCGCCCCCACGCCGGCACAATCGAACGGGACGGCAGCGTGGTGAGTCGGTTCGACCTGAAACCCACCACGATCAGCGACGAGGTACGAGCCGGCGGTCGCATCCCCCTGATGATCGGTCGCGCCTTGACCGACAAAGTGCGGGCCAAACTTGGCCTCACCCCTTCGGATCTGTTCATCCGCCCCTCAGCCCCGGCAGACACCGGTAACGGCTTCACCCTGGCGCAAAAAATGGTGGGCAAGGCCTGCGGTCTCGCGGGCGTCCGACCCGGCACCAGCTGCGAACCGCTGATGACCACCGTCGGCTCCCAGGACACCACCGGCCCGATGACGCGGGACGAAATGAAGGAACTGGCCTGCCTGGGCTTCTCCTCCGACCTGGTGATGCAGAGCTTCTGCCACACCGCTGCCTATCCGAAGCCGGTGGATCTGCAGACCCAGAACGAACTGCCCGACTTCTTTGCCCAGCGCGGTGGCGTGGCCCTCCGGCCAGGTGACGGCATCATCCACAGCTGGCTGAACCGGATGCTTCTGCCCGACACCGTCGGCACCGGCGGCGATAGCCACACCCGCTTCCCCCTCGGCATTTCCTTCCCAGGCGGCTCTGGGGTTGTGGCCTTTGCGGCCGCTATCGGCGCCATGCCGCTGGACATGCCGGAATCGGTTCTGGTGCGCTTCAGCGGATCCCTGCAACCGGGCGTCACGCTTCGGGATGTGGTGAATGCCATCCCCTGGGTGGCCATTCAACGAGGACTGCTCACCGTTGAAAAGGCCAACAAGAAAAACCTTTTCAACGGCCGGATCATGGAGATCGAAGGTCTGCCCGACCTGAAGCTGGAACAGGCCTTCGAACTCACCGATGCCAGTGCCGAGCGCTCCTGCGCAGGCTGCACGATCAAGCTCTCGGAAGACACGGTGAGCGAATACCTGCGCAGCAACGTGGCGCTGCTTAAAAACATGATCGCCCGCGGCTACAGCGACGCCCGCACCCTGGCCCGCCGGATCAAGGAGATGGAGGCCTGGCTGGCGAACCCGCAGCTGATGAGCGCTGACGCTGACGCTGAGTACGCGGAAGTGCTGGAGATCAACCTCGACGAGCTCACCGAACCGGTGGTGGCCTGCCCCAACGACCCCGACAACGTGAAGCTGCTCAGCGAGGTGGCTGGTGACCCTGTGCAGGAGGTGTTCATCGGCTCCTGCATGACCAACATCGGCCATTACCGCGCCGCGGCCAAGGTGCTGGAAGGCGCCGGCCAGAACACGGCGCGCCTCTGGGTCTGCCCCCCAACGCGGATGGACGAGGAGACCCTGAAAGAAGAGGGCTACTACGCCACCTTCGAAGCCGCAGGGTCCCGCATGGAGATGCCGGGTTGCTCCCTCTGCATGGGCAACCAGGCCCGCGTGGAGGACAACACCACCGTGTTCTCCACCAGCACCCGCAACTTCAACAACCGCCTGGGCAAAGGTGCTCAGGTTTACCTTGGCAGCGCCGAACTGGCCGCCGTCTGCGCCCAGCTAGGACGCATCCCCACCCCAGACGAATACCGAAGCATTGCAGCCGAGAAGATCGATCCCCTCTCAGACGAGCTCTACCGCTACCTGAACTTCGATCAAATCAGCGGCTTTGAAGACCAGGGGCGCGTGGTCAGCGCTGACGACGAAGCAACCGTTCTGGCTCAGGCCTGATCCCTGATCACCTCATCTGTGCCATCCCTAAGCGAACCCAAACAACGACGCCACCTCCTGGGCTCCAGCCGGAGCATCAGGAGATTGTTGGAACGCCGCTGGCTGGTGGTGGTTTTGGCTCTGGCGCTCACGGGCCTTGGGGCTGCCATCACCGGCCTGCTGTTCACCAGCGGCATCAACCTGCTGCGGAATTGGCGGCTCGACCTGCTCGATGAATTTCCAGCCTGGGTGGTACTACCCGCCCTCGGCGCCATCGGCGGCATGGTCTCGGCCTGGTTGATCACCAACCTGTCTCCGGCCGCTGGCGGAGCCGGGATCACCCATATCATGGGATTCCTGCGCCACCGGTCAGTTCCGATGGGGCTTCGGGTGGGCCTGGTGAAACTGGTGGCCGGCATCATTGCCATTGGCTCGGGTTTCCCCCTGGGCCCGGAAGGCCCCGCCGTTCAGATGGGCGGCTCCGTGGCCTGGCAGATGTCCCGCTGGCTGCGGGCACCGGTGGCCTTTCGCAGGGTGATTGTGGCCGCCGGTGGTGGTGCCGGTATTGCCGCCGTGTTCAGTGCTCCCATCGGTGGATTCATCTATGCGATAGAGGAGCTGCTCCACTCCGCCAGGCCCGTGGTGCTGCTGCTGGTGATCATCACCACCTTCTCGGCCGACACCCTGGCGGATGTGCTCGGCTATCTCGGCCTCAACCCCGGGGGCGGCGGGCTCAACAGCACCATCGGGTTTCAACTGGAGCGGGAGTACACCCCCCTGGTGCGCTTCCTGCCGGTGGATCTGCTGTATCTGGTGGCACTCGGTGTGGTGATCGGTGTGCTGGCGGAGCTTTACACCCGCTATGTGCTCACCATGCAGCGGCAGGGCAACCGTTGGTTTGGGGACCGACTGATCCTGCGCATGACCTTGAGCGGGCTCGTGCTGGGCTGCGTCTATGCAGCCCTACCGGATGCCTTCCATAACCCCAGCGAACTGAAGCACCTGATTGGAGCCGGAAAAGCCGATATCAGCCTGGCCCTCGCCAGCTTTGTGGTGCTCTTCTTCAGCACCGGACTGGCGGCGGGCTCAGGAGCGCCAGGGGGACTGTTCATGCCGATGCTGACGCTGGGAGGGGCCATTGGCTTGGCCGGTGGATCTGGCGTTGAGGCCCTCACCGGCCACGTACCCACCACCTATGTGTTCGCGGGCATGGGCGCCTTCGTTGCAGGCTGTTCTCGCACGCCGATCTCGGCGATGTTCCTGGCCTTTGCCCTCACCAAGGATCTGCTGATCCTCAAACCGATCCTGGTGGCCTGTCTCACCAGCTTCGTGATCGCCCGAATGTTCCACCCCCACTCTATTTACGAACGTCAGATGGGCATGGAACTCGACGCTGAAGATCGGATGGCCATGAAGCTCAACCGCTACAGACGTCCGTTCACGCCGCCAACCCTGCCATCAGGCCCTACAGGAGGCCCCAGCTGAACCAGGAAACGCTGCTGTTCGATCCGGCCACGCCGGAACCCGGAGCCCTGCGCACGGTGCTGGCCTTTCCCAGCACTTACACGGTTGGCATTACCAGCCTTGGTTATCAGATCGTCTGGTCCACCCTGGCAATACGGACCGACGTCGACGTGCGCCGGCTGTTCACTGATCAAGGGGATCCACCCCACCGGCACTGCGATCTGTTTGGGCTTTCTCTGAGCTGGGAACTCGACGGACCAGTCCTGCTCGATCTGCTGGAACAGCAGCGCATCCCGATCTGGAGCCACGCGCGCACCGACGACCATCCGATCGTGTTTGGTGGCGGACCTGTGCTCACAGCCAATCCCGAGCCCCTTGCACCGTTCTTTGATGTAGTGCTGCTGGGCGATGGCGAAGATCTACTGCCCACATTTATCGATGCCCTCCAGAGCGTGAAGGGCCAACCCCGAGCCGAACAACTGCAGCATCTAGCCCGCGTGCCGGGAATCTACGTGCCGGAGCTCCATGCACCCCGCTATGCAGCGGACGGGACCCTCTTGGGAGTGGCACCGGTGGATGCAACTCTTCCAGAACGGGTGGCCAAACAGACGTGGCGCGGCAACAGCCTCAGCCACTCAACGGTGATCACCCCAGAAGCGGCGTGGCCAGACATCCA
This region includes:
- the ppk1 gene encoding polyphosphate kinase 1 codes for the protein MCAAALAPEHYINRELSWIAFNERVLAQALDPRTPLLDQAKFSAIFSNNLDEFFMVRVASLKSQVEAGVNKPSEDGKSPLEQLLAIRERLIPLLREQQVHYRQHLRPKLLEHRIELLDYKQLNDDQRQWVDNTFQTSVFPVLTPLAVDPAHPFPFVSNLSLNVAAVVVDPETGQRQFARVKVPQKNLPRFIAIPSNLSGQEHNPVHTAIALEQVIAFNLKELFPGMTIEGHYFFRVTRDADLELRDLEADDLMLALEQGLRKRRMGGEVVRLEVPNEMPQDVVEMLMTGLSVEEGDLYVIDGPLGLDDLLSLTSLPLPNLKSPTHGGQTPTLLARSQQHLLDEGAIKPDEFKSIFSVIRRQDILLHHPYELFSTTVEEFINQAADDPQVMGIKMTLYRTSKDSPIIAALIRAAENGKQVMALVELKARFDEDNNIQWARHLEQSGVHVVYGVLGLKTHTKIVLVVRKEKEKLQSYVHIGTGNYNSKTSKLYTDLGLLTANQELGQDLVELFNYLTGFSKQQSFRRLLVAPVTLRKGMELLIRREIEHAQQGREAVIRAKMNSLVDPTIIALLYEASQAGVTIELIIRGMCSLYPSREGLSENIRVISIIGPFLEHSRIFSFANGGAPEVYIGSADWMSRNLDRRIEAVTPIEHPEHRQKLERLLQLYFNDNQGAWDMQSDGTFVQRKPENGDSERNSQIQLVKEWSNGIQAL
- a CDS encoding RpoD/SigA family RNA polymerase sigma factor, yielding MGIPLESSGTTKKSSRKEPALPSTGRRPSTRQGGRLATDSIGFYLSSIGRIPLLTAAEEIELAHHVQAMKQLQELPEEELTSRHRHKIRMGKRARDRMMAANLRLVVSVAKKYQNQGLELLDLVQEGAIGLERAVDKFDPAMGYKFSTYAYWWIRQGMTRAIDNSARTIRLPIHISEKLSKMRRISRELSHRFGRQPNRLELASAMGIEPRELEDLISQSAPCASLDAHARGEEDRSTLGELIPDPNGEEPMEGMDRSIQKEHLGGWLSQLNEREQKILKLRFGLGGEEPLTLAEIGRQINVSRERVRQLEAKAILKLRAMTNHQQAA
- a CDS encoding diacylglycerol/polyprenol kinase family protein, which encodes MLSFTGPIAILIWMAMVTVGAVLCRRLRPNQRELSRKIVHIGTGAVVPLAWFFQIPFVVALLVAAVITLVTALNHQWRFIPAVEDIDRNSYGTIAYGIAITMLLVLFWPTRADAVSAGVLVMALGDGLAGLIGRNVESPKWVLFGQTKSSVGTMTMAVVSSLVLIGLARWSGADLSLPATLGMVAIATGLEQLSWGGLDNLSVPLSVGVLWSQLVV
- a CDS encoding 3-deoxy-7-phosphoheptulonate synthase, which gives rise to MATTSDLHVVETRPLVAPAVLHQELPMDAAALETVASARQRIQEILSGRDQRLLVVVGPCSVHDVKAAREYAQRLAPIRERLKDQLEVVMRVYFEKPRTTVGWKGLINDPHLDNSYDINTGLRRARGLLLDLSREGMPAATELLDPVVPQYIADLISWTAIGARTTESQTHREMASGLSMPIGYKNSTNGSATIAINAMQAAAKPHHFLGINREGHASIVSTTGNPYGHLVLRGGSQGSNYHLEAVEESAAELRKAGLQDRLMVDCSHANSNKDFRRQADVLASVAEQLRGGSNHVMGVMIESHLVEGNQKLNADLTQLTYGQSVTDACISLETTEALLDDLAAAVASRKQTVTA
- the acnB gene encoding bifunctional aconitate hydratase 2/2-methylisocitrate dehydratase; amino-acid sequence: MLSAYRELATAREAQGVPALPLNAEQTQGLTELLQNPPVGEEEFLLHLLSERIPPGVDEAAYVKATWLSAVAQGNAKSPLVSPLEATRLLGTMVGGYNVAALIELLKNSDAALAGCAAEGLSRTLLVYDAFNEVMDLAADNRFAKQVVDSWAAAEWFTSKPELAESIIVTVFKVEGETNTDDLSPATHATTRPDIPIHALAMLETRDPEGLKTIATLKEKGHPVAYVGDVVGTGSSRKSAINSVLWHTGNDIPHVPNKRAGGVILGGKIAPIFFNTAEDSGALPIECDVSELNTGDVITIRPHAGTIERDGSVVSRFDLKPTTISDEVRAGGRIPLMIGRALTDKVRAKLGLTPSDLFIRPSAPADTGNGFTLAQKMVGKACGLAGVRPGTSCEPLMTTVGSQDTTGPMTRDEMKELACLGFSSDLVMQSFCHTAAYPKPVDLQTQNELPDFFAQRGGVALRPGDGIIHSWLNRMLLPDTVGTGGDSHTRFPLGISFPGGSGVVAFAAAIGAMPLDMPESVLVRFSGSLQPGVTLRDVVNAIPWVAIQRGLLTVEKANKKNLFNGRIMEIEGLPDLKLEQAFELTDASAERSCAGCTIKLSEDTVSEYLRSNVALLKNMIARGYSDARTLARRIKEMEAWLANPQLMSADADAEYAEVLEINLDELTEPVVACPNDPDNVKLLSEVAGDPVQEVFIGSCMTNIGHYRAAAKVLEGAGQNTARLWVCPPTRMDEETLKEEGYYATFEAAGSRMEMPGCSLCMGNQARVEDNTTVFSTSTRNFNNRLGKGAQVYLGSAELAAVCAQLGRIPTPDEYRSIAAEKIDPLSDELYRYLNFDQISGFEDQGRVVSADDEATVLAQA
- a CDS encoding ClC family H(+)/Cl(-) exchange transporter → MPSLSEPKQRRHLLGSSRSIRRLLERRWLVVVLALALTGLGAAITGLLFTSGINLLRNWRLDLLDEFPAWVVLPALGAIGGMVSAWLITNLSPAAGGAGITHIMGFLRHRSVPMGLRVGLVKLVAGIIAIGSGFPLGPEGPAVQMGGSVAWQMSRWLRAPVAFRRVIVAAGGGAGIAAVFSAPIGGFIYAIEELLHSARPVVLLLVIITTFSADTLADVLGYLGLNPGGGGLNSTIGFQLEREYTPLVRFLPVDLLYLVALGVVIGVLAELYTRYVLTMQRQGNRWFGDRLILRMTLSGLVLGCVYAALPDAFHNPSELKHLIGAGKADISLALASFVVLFFSTGLAAGSGAPGGLFMPMLTLGGAIGLAGGSGVEALTGHVPTTYVFAGMGAFVAGCSRTPISAMFLAFALTKDLLILKPILVACLTSFVIARMFHPHSIYERQMGMELDAEDRMAMKLNRYRRPFTPPTLPSGPTGGPS